One segment of Panicum virgatum strain AP13 chromosome 1K, P.virgatum_v5, whole genome shotgun sequence DNA contains the following:
- the LOC120646887 gene encoding 2'-deoxymugineic-acid 2'-dioxygenase-like isoform X1, translating into MAEPLSNGAAYQSVPESYVLPADKRPGSLPSSAAAIPVVDLGGDDPDRIVKQIMDAGREFGFFQVINHGVPGQVMGEMTSSAEEFFGLPTEEKMVHYSTDSKKLPRFHTSIGNEQEKLLYWRDCLKLGCYPLEQFRQQWPQKPARLRAALEAYTTAVRAVALRLLRLTAAGLGLDEGHFDGELTAGPVIMNVNHYVPCPEPSLTMGLAPHCDPNVVTVLADNGVRGLQARRRGGGGGWVDVEPLPGALVVNFGHQMEVVSNGALRGGEHRVVTNARAARTSVATFVMPAMCCAVAAAPGMVPDGEAPKYRPFTYQEFVGAYAAAAGDRDAVLARFQNKE; encoded by the exons ATGGCAGAGCCCCTCTCCAATGGCGCCGCCTACCAATCAGTGCCTGAATCCTACGTGCTCCCGGCGGACAAAAGACCGGGGAGCTTGCCGTCTTCTGCAGCAGCGATACCTGTAGTTGACCTCGGCGGCGATGACCCTGACAGGATTGTGAAGCAGATCATGGATGCCGGGAGAGAGTTCGGTTTCTTTCAG GTGATCAACCATGGCGTGCCGGGGCAGGTGATGGGCGAGATGACGAGCAGCGCGGAGGAGTTCTTCGGGCTCCCCACGGAGGAGAAGATGGTGCACTACTCCACCGACAGCAAGAAGCTTCCACGGTTCCACACGAGCATCGGCAACGAGCAGGAGAAGCTTCTCTACTGGAGGGACTGCCTCAAGCTTGGCTGCTACCCCTTGGAGCAATTCAGGCAGCAGTGGCCTCAAAAGCCAGCCAGGCTCAG GGCGGCGTTGGAGGCGTACACGACGGCGGTGAGGGCGGTGGCGCTGCGCCTGCTGCGGCTCACCGCGGCGGGGCTGGGGCTCGACGAGGGCCACTTCGACGGGGAGCTGACCGCCGGGCCGGTGATCATGAACGTGAACCACTACGTGCCGTGCCCGGAGCCGAGCCTGACGATGGGCCTGGCGCCGCACTGCGACCCCAACGTCGTCACCGTCCTCGCCGACAACGGTGTCCGCGGCCtgcaggcgcggcggcgaggcggcggcggcggctgggtcgACGTCGAGCCGCTGCCGGGCGCGCTGGTCGTCAACTTCGGGCACCAGATGGAGGTGGTCAGCAACGGCGCCCTGCGAGGCGGCGAGCACCGCGTGGTGACgaacgcgcgcgccgcgcggacGTCGGTGGCCACGTTCGTCATGCCCGCGATGTGCTGCGCcgtagcggcggcgccggggatgGTCCCCGACGGCGAGGCCCCCAAGTACAGGCCGTTCACGTACCAGGAGTTCGTGGGCGCgtacgccgcggcggccggcgacaggGATGCCGTCCTGGCACGCTTCCAGAACAAGGAGTGA
- the LOC120646887 gene encoding 2'-deoxymugineic-acid 2'-dioxygenase-like isoform X2, giving the protein MMTCLLAETLGVHTHTHCDMQVINHGVPGQVMGEMTSSAEEFFGLPTEEKMVHYSTDSKKLPRFHTSIGNEQEKLLYWRDCLKLGCYPLEQFRQQWPQKPARLRAALEAYTTAVRAVALRLLRLTAAGLGLDEGHFDGELTAGPVIMNVNHYVPCPEPSLTMGLAPHCDPNVVTVLADNGVRGLQARRRGGGGGWVDVEPLPGALVVNFGHQMEVVSNGALRGGEHRVVTNARAARTSVATFVMPAMCCAVAAAPGMVPDGEAPKYRPFTYQEFVGAYAAAAGDRDAVLARFQNKE; this is encoded by the exons ATGATGACATGTTTGTTAGCTGAAACCTTGGGGGtccacacgcacacacactgtGACATGCAGGTGATCAACCATGGCGTGCCGGGGCAGGTGATGGGCGAGATGACGAGCAGCGCGGAGGAGTTCTTCGGGCTCCCCACGGAGGAGAAGATGGTGCACTACTCCACCGACAGCAAGAAGCTTCCACGGTTCCACACGAGCATCGGCAACGAGCAGGAGAAGCTTCTCTACTGGAGGGACTGCCTCAAGCTTGGCTGCTACCCCTTGGAGCAATTCAGGCAGCAGTGGCCTCAAAAGCCAGCCAGGCTCAG GGCGGCGTTGGAGGCGTACACGACGGCGGTGAGGGCGGTGGCGCTGCGCCTGCTGCGGCTCACCGCGGCGGGGCTGGGGCTCGACGAGGGCCACTTCGACGGGGAGCTGACCGCCGGGCCGGTGATCATGAACGTGAACCACTACGTGCCGTGCCCGGAGCCGAGCCTGACGATGGGCCTGGCGCCGCACTGCGACCCCAACGTCGTCACCGTCCTCGCCGACAACGGTGTCCGCGGCCtgcaggcgcggcggcgaggcggcggcggcggctgggtcgACGTCGAGCCGCTGCCGGGCGCGCTGGTCGTCAACTTCGGGCACCAGATGGAGGTGGTCAGCAACGGCGCCCTGCGAGGCGGCGAGCACCGCGTGGTGACgaacgcgcgcgccgcgcggacGTCGGTGGCCACGTTCGTCATGCCCGCGATGTGCTGCGCcgtagcggcggcgccggggatgGTCCCCGACGGCGAGGCCCCCAAGTACAGGCCGTTCACGTACCAGGAGTTCGTGGGCGCgtacgccgcggcggccggcgacaggGATGCCGTCCTGGCACGCTTCCAGAACAAGGAGTGA